From a region of the Daphnia magna isolate NIES linkage group LG1, ASM2063170v1.1, whole genome shotgun sequence genome:
- the LOC116933241 gene encoding gamma-aminobutyric acid receptor subunit beta-3 isoform X1, giving the protein MKGRLLFLDSSTSFVHRPSQLLFPLAFLMLLFPSSLVVVTSEPVTEPNTPLTFSESSYYSRKKPSAEYLADMKPTSVADLMENYNFEQANNPSTSQLPSASDETFITRQNDVHHHHQQTDIPLQLSDILPPDRRSYDKMEPPKRNGKPTIVFFHVTVMSLDSIDESSMTFAADIFFSQTWQDYRLRFPDNLTADYRLLPTSWLNSMWRPDSFFKNAKKVTFQDVTIPNHYIWLYKDKSILYMVKLTLILSCSMNFHLYPHDTQQCTMKIESLSHTTDDLVFNWELKTPLVVDDRIELPQLDLVNSAIGDCLQVYSTGNFTCLEVILSFRRRLGYYLFHTYIPTCLIVVMSWISFWIRPEAVPARVTLGVTSLLTLHTQHANSQKALPPVSYIKAIDVFMSGCTVFVFMSLMEYALVNILMGDVVDGEESALKKGMKSMFMTSGGTNRGGSSRVPTTTSQQLMEIQPHCMLKNPAAQPSASMQRSKSMVAPSVSCYRPQQQQTRCSSSRQHHAVEIHHPDDESGSLAGRLAGRSPSYAEQRREQQTIIPAAVSSRHACRQQVQETSLQLSQQLNAILPSAEDCPISPQTPSISTAVQRKKSNTIGHPVTTENGRLPLISSLHSAGKTTDHGGNHSRAASPPATPGRRAQHQAHIHGHQFQSPNSPMSSLNLAQLRRARAIAVDRISRTCFPLSFFLLNVIYWAVFLNSGDDLNLPSQSAGQP; this is encoded by the exons ATGAAAGGACGACTCCTCTTTCTGGATTCATCTACTAGTTTCGTTCATCGACCATCTCAGCTACTGTTTCCACTCGCTTTTCTAATGCTCCTCTTCCCATCGTCGCTCGTGGTCGTTACATCGGAGCCCGTCACGGAACCCAACACTCCATTGACTTT TAGTGAAAGCAGCTATTATAGTCGGAAAAAACCGAGTGCCGAATACCTGGCTGATATGAAACCGACTTCGGTAGCTGATCTTATGGAAAATTACAATTTCGAACAAGCCAACAATCCGTCAACGTCGCAACTACCTTCGGCTAGTGACGAGACGTTCATTACGCGCCAAAATGATGTTCATCATCACCACCAACAGACGGACATTCCGCTCCAGTTGAGCGACATTTTACCACCCGACCGTCGCTCCTACGACAAAATGGAACCCCCAAAAAGAAATG gaaaaccgaCGATAGTTTTCTTCCATGTAACAGTGATGAGCCTGGATTCTATCGACGAGAGCTCGATG acgTTTGCGGCCGACATCTTCTTCTCACAGACGTGGCAGGATTATCGACTGCGCTTCCCTGACAACCTGACGGCCGACTACCGGTTGTTGCCCACCTCTTGGCTCAATTCCATGTGGCGGCCCGATTCTTTCTTCAAAAACGCTAAAAAGGTCACCTTCCAGGACGTCACGATTCCAAACCACTACATTTGGCTCTACAAGGATAAAAGTATCCTCTACATGGTCAA GTTGACGTTGATTCTCTCGTGCTCCATGAATTTCCATCTCTACCCACATGACACCCAACAGTGCACTATGAAGATTGAAAGCC TTTCGCACACGACGGACGATTTAGTTTTCAATTGGGAATTGAAAACGCCTTTAGTCGTCGACGACCGCATCGAACTGCCGCAACTGGACCTCGTCAATTCAGCAATTGGCGACTGCCTTCAAGTGTATTCCACCG GTAATTTTACATGCCTGGAGGTAATCCTTTCCTTCCGGCGCCGATTGGGATACTATCTCTTCCACACGTACATCCCTACATGCCTGATCGTCGTCATGTCGTGGATCTCATTCTGGATCCGACCGGAAGCCGTACCTGCCAGAGTGACGCTCGGAGTCACTTCATTGCTCACGTTACACACGCAGCACGCCAATTCGCAGAAAGCTCTCCCGCCCGTCTCCTACATCAAG GCCATCGACGTGTTCATGTCCGGCTGTACTGTTTTCGTCTTCATGTCATTGATGGAGTACGCGCTAGTCAACATTCTGATGGGCGATGTTGTCGACGGCGAAGAGAGCGCCCTCAAGAAAGGCATGAAGTCCATGTTTATGACATCCGGCGGCACAAACAGGGGCGGATCGTCTCGAGTGCCAACGACGACCAGTCAACAA TTGATGGAAATCCAACCGCATTGCATGCTGAAGAATCCCGCAGCGCAGCCGTCAGCGTCGATGCAACGATCGAAGAGTATGGTGGCACCATCGGTGAGTTGTTACAGACCGCAACAACAGCAGACGAGATGCTCTAGCAGCCGACAGCATCACGCTGTGGAAATCCATCATCCGGACGATGAGAGCGGATCGTTGGCGGGCAGGTTAGCTGGCAGATCGCCTTCGTACGCTGAACAACGACGAGAACAACAAACAATCATTCCGGCGGCAGTTTCTTCTCGGCATG CTTGCCGTCAGCAAGTGCAAGAGACGAGCCTCCAATTGAGTCAACAATTGAACGCCATTTTGCCGTCGGCGGAGGATTGTCCAATTTCGCCACAAACACCGTCCATCTCCACCGCTGTCCAGCGTAAAAAAAGCAACACAATTGGACATCCAGTGACAACGGAGAACGGTCGGCTGCCTCTCATTTCTTCCCTCCATTCCG CTGGAAAAACGACGGACCACGGTGGTAATCATTCTAGGGCGGCCAGCCCTCCAGCAACGCCAGGACGTCGGGCACAGCACCAGGCGCACATTCACGGCCATCAATTTCAGAGCCCCAATAGCCCGATGAGCTCGCTCAATCTCGCGCAATTGCGACGGGCCAGAGCTATTGCCGTCGATCGGATTTCCCGCACCTGCTTCCCGCTCAGTTTCTTCCTCCTCAATGTTATCTATTGGGCAGTTTTCCTCAATAGTGGAGACGATCTCAACCTTCCCTCTCAAAGCGCCGGCCAGCCCTGA
- the LOC116933241 gene encoding gamma-aminobutyric acid receptor subunit beta-3 isoform X2, with protein MKGRLLFLDSSTSFVHRPSQLLFPLAFLMLLFPSSLVVVTSEPVTEPNTPLTFESSYYSRKKPSAEYLADMKPTSVADLMENYNFEQANNPSTSQLPSASDETFITRQNDVHHHHQQTDIPLQLSDILPPDRRSYDKMEPPKRNGKPTIVFFHVTVMSLDSIDESSMTFAADIFFSQTWQDYRLRFPDNLTADYRLLPTSWLNSMWRPDSFFKNAKKVTFQDVTIPNHYIWLYKDKSILYMVKLTLILSCSMNFHLYPHDTQQCTMKIESLSHTTDDLVFNWELKTPLVVDDRIELPQLDLVNSAIGDCLQVYSTGNFTCLEVILSFRRRLGYYLFHTYIPTCLIVVMSWISFWIRPEAVPARVTLGVTSLLTLHTQHANSQKALPPVSYIKAIDVFMSGCTVFVFMSLMEYALVNILMGDVVDGEESALKKGMKSMFMTSGGTNRGGSSRVPTTTSQQLMEIQPHCMLKNPAAQPSASMQRSKSMVAPSVSCYRPQQQQTRCSSSRQHHAVEIHHPDDESGSLAGRLAGRSPSYAEQRREQQTIIPAAVSSRHACRQQVQETSLQLSQQLNAILPSAEDCPISPQTPSISTAVQRKKSNTIGHPVTTENGRLPLISSLHSAGKTTDHGGNHSRAASPPATPGRRAQHQAHIHGHQFQSPNSPMSSLNLAQLRRARAIAVDRISRTCFPLSFFLLNVIYWAVFLNSGDDLNLPSQSAGQP; from the exons ATGAAAGGACGACTCCTCTTTCTGGATTCATCTACTAGTTTCGTTCATCGACCATCTCAGCTACTGTTTCCACTCGCTTTTCTAATGCTCCTCTTCCCATCGTCGCTCGTGGTCGTTACATCGGAGCCCGTCACGGAACCCAACACTCCATTGACTTT TGAAAGCAGCTATTATAGTCGGAAAAAACCGAGTGCCGAATACCTGGCTGATATGAAACCGACTTCGGTAGCTGATCTTATGGAAAATTACAATTTCGAACAAGCCAACAATCCGTCAACGTCGCAACTACCTTCGGCTAGTGACGAGACGTTCATTACGCGCCAAAATGATGTTCATCATCACCACCAACAGACGGACATTCCGCTCCAGTTGAGCGACATTTTACCACCCGACCGTCGCTCCTACGACAAAATGGAACCCCCAAAAAGAAATG gaaaaccgaCGATAGTTTTCTTCCATGTAACAGTGATGAGCCTGGATTCTATCGACGAGAGCTCGATG acgTTTGCGGCCGACATCTTCTTCTCACAGACGTGGCAGGATTATCGACTGCGCTTCCCTGACAACCTGACGGCCGACTACCGGTTGTTGCCCACCTCTTGGCTCAATTCCATGTGGCGGCCCGATTCTTTCTTCAAAAACGCTAAAAAGGTCACCTTCCAGGACGTCACGATTCCAAACCACTACATTTGGCTCTACAAGGATAAAAGTATCCTCTACATGGTCAA GTTGACGTTGATTCTCTCGTGCTCCATGAATTTCCATCTCTACCCACATGACACCCAACAGTGCACTATGAAGATTGAAAGCC TTTCGCACACGACGGACGATTTAGTTTTCAATTGGGAATTGAAAACGCCTTTAGTCGTCGACGACCGCATCGAACTGCCGCAACTGGACCTCGTCAATTCAGCAATTGGCGACTGCCTTCAAGTGTATTCCACCG GTAATTTTACATGCCTGGAGGTAATCCTTTCCTTCCGGCGCCGATTGGGATACTATCTCTTCCACACGTACATCCCTACATGCCTGATCGTCGTCATGTCGTGGATCTCATTCTGGATCCGACCGGAAGCCGTACCTGCCAGAGTGACGCTCGGAGTCACTTCATTGCTCACGTTACACACGCAGCACGCCAATTCGCAGAAAGCTCTCCCGCCCGTCTCCTACATCAAG GCCATCGACGTGTTCATGTCCGGCTGTACTGTTTTCGTCTTCATGTCATTGATGGAGTACGCGCTAGTCAACATTCTGATGGGCGATGTTGTCGACGGCGAAGAGAGCGCCCTCAAGAAAGGCATGAAGTCCATGTTTATGACATCCGGCGGCACAAACAGGGGCGGATCGTCTCGAGTGCCAACGACGACCAGTCAACAA TTGATGGAAATCCAACCGCATTGCATGCTGAAGAATCCCGCAGCGCAGCCGTCAGCGTCGATGCAACGATCGAAGAGTATGGTGGCACCATCGGTGAGTTGTTACAGACCGCAACAACAGCAGACGAGATGCTCTAGCAGCCGACAGCATCACGCTGTGGAAATCCATCATCCGGACGATGAGAGCGGATCGTTGGCGGGCAGGTTAGCTGGCAGATCGCCTTCGTACGCTGAACAACGACGAGAACAACAAACAATCATTCCGGCGGCAGTTTCTTCTCGGCATG CTTGCCGTCAGCAAGTGCAAGAGACGAGCCTCCAATTGAGTCAACAATTGAACGCCATTTTGCCGTCGGCGGAGGATTGTCCAATTTCGCCACAAACACCGTCCATCTCCACCGCTGTCCAGCGTAAAAAAAGCAACACAATTGGACATCCAGTGACAACGGAGAACGGTCGGCTGCCTCTCATTTCTTCCCTCCATTCCG CTGGAAAAACGACGGACCACGGTGGTAATCATTCTAGGGCGGCCAGCCCTCCAGCAACGCCAGGACGTCGGGCACAGCACCAGGCGCACATTCACGGCCATCAATTTCAGAGCCCCAATAGCCCGATGAGCTCGCTCAATCTCGCGCAATTGCGACGGGCCAGAGCTATTGCCGTCGATCGGATTTCCCGCACCTGCTTCCCGCTCAGTTTCTTCCTCCTCAATGTTATCTATTGGGCAGTTTTCCTCAATAGTGGAGACGATCTCAACCTTCCCTCTCAAAGCGCCGGCCAGCCCTGA
- the LOC116933486 gene encoding AP-1 complex subunit mu-1 — protein sequence MSTSAIFILDVKGKVLISRNYRGDVEMGLIDKFLPLLMEKEEEGNLTPLLQTSGCTFMYIQHQNLYIVSVSRNNANAAMVFSFLHKIVQVMSEYFKEIEEESIRDNFVIVFELLDEMSDFGYPQTTESKILQEYITQEGHKLETAPRPPPAVTNAVSWRSEGIKYRKNEVFLDVIESVNLLASTTGNVLRSEIVGSIKMRVYLSGMPELRLGLNDKVLFESTGRGKSKSVELEDVKFHQCVRLSRFENDRTISFIPPDGEFELMSYRLNTHVKPLIWIESVIERHAHSRVEYMIKARSQFKRRSTANHVEVVVPVPADADSPKFKTSVGSVKYVPEQNVLIWSIKSFPGGKEYLMRAHFGLPSVLSEETEGKPPIQVKFEIPYFTTSGIQVRYLKIIEKSGYQALPWVRYITQNGDYQLRTN from the exons ATGTCAACATCAGCAATATTCATCCTTGATGTCAAgggaaaa GTGCTGATCTCGCGCAACTACCGAGGCGATGTAGAAATGGGATTGATAGACAAATTCTTACCTCTTTTGAtggaaaaagaggaggaaggGAATTTGACTCCTTTGCTCCAGACATCTGGTTGCACTTTCATGTATATACAGCACCAGAATCTGTACATTGTCAGTGTCTCTCGCAATAACGCCAATGCAGCCATGGTTTTCTCCTTCTTACACAAAATTGTTCAAGTGATGAGTGAGTATTTTAAGGAAATTGAAGAAGAGAGTATCCGAGACAACTTTGTCATTGTATTTGAGCTTCTGGATGAAATGAGTGACTTTGGCTATCCACAAACTACGGAAAGCAAAATTTTGCAAGA GTATATCACTCAGGAAGGGCATAAACTTGAAACTGCACCAAGACCACCTCCAGCTGTGACCAATGCAGTGTCATGGCGATCAGAGGGTATCAAATACCGGAAAAATGAAGTGTTCCTTGATGTTATTGAATCTGTCAATCTCCTG GCATCTACTACTGGTAATGTTTTGAGAAGTGAGATTGTTGGTTCTATAAAGATGAGAGTGTACCTATCTGGCATGCCTGAACTGCGCTTGGGTCTCAACGACAAGGTCTTGTTCGAAAGCACAGGACGGGGCAAATCTAAATCTGTGGAATTAGAAGATGTCAAATTTCATCAGTGCGTCCGCCTGTCCAG ATTCGAAAACGACCGAACCATCTCTTTCATCCCACCGGATGGCGAGTTTGAGTTAATGTCGTACCGGTTAAACACTCAC GTGAAACCTCTCATTTGGATAGAATCGGTCATTGAACGACACGCCCACTCGCGCGTCGAGTACATGATCAAAGCTCGGTCGCAATTCAAGCGCCGTTCAACGGCAAACCACGTTGAAGTCGTCGTTCCTGTTCCAGCCGACGCTGATTCGCCCAAATTCAAGACTTCCGTCGGAAGCGTCAAATACGTTCCTGAACAGAATGTTCTCATTTGGAGTATCAAATCCTTTCCC GGCGGTAAAGAATATCTAATGCGGGCACACTTTGGCCTGCCCAGCGTGCTCAGTGAAGAAACGGAAGGCAAGCCTCCCATCCAGGTCAAATTTGAGATCCCCTACTTTACCACGTCAGGCATTCAG GTTCGTTATTTAAAGATTATTGAAAAGAGCGGTTATCAAGCCTTGCCTTGGGTTCGTTACATCACCCAGAATGGTGACTATCAGTTGAGAACCAACTGA